The DNA region CTTAAATAGTAGAGTTACAAAAATAGAATAAAAGCTCAAGTTCAGCTATATATTTGAAGTCCAACCTTTAGACATTAATCGAATACCAGCCAGATAGGTAAAGCACTTCCTGTGACAGTGGCTAAATATGAGTACAGTAAGACACAGTAAGACAAGGAGAGCATTTAGTTCAGTTTAGCACACAAAATCACTTTTTAGCGTTCATACAAGCAAAGGGAGGGGGGGATTTTAATATGATTGGTTTAGGTATTGCAAGACATTTTCCATAATCCCCCAGGGGAAGAATTGGGGGGGTGCTTATAATTCTCCTTCAACGGAAAAGATGAAACGACTCAAAATGAAACCTGAAGCTGCAGTACGTGTGAAGACATCATCTCTATTTTTAAACAAGCCAATAATGAATCAAAGCCACCAACCAAAACAGAGCACATATACTTAACTAGCGGACCTATCTACTTCCAATTCTGTTACTAATATATAAGTGACATTCTGTACTGTCTGTTCAGACTTCAGATGTCAACATAAATGGGAGGACCTTTGaagattttttatatatttttccatTATAAAACAACGACATATGCTAACATAAATGTTGAAAGCATATTTTTCTTCTACTTTTTTCCCCAAGCAGGGTTTAAAGGGGGATTTCCAGTGATAGATCTCCATATACTTCTCTTGTATAAGAGGAAATTACAAAGAAaaagtgaaaatgaaatgaaaacagtaTTTTATACCTAACTCTTACCCTGTATTCCTAAATTCTAGTTATACTGAAGTTTTTCCCGGACCGACGACGGAGAATCGGGGATCTTTAGCGAGCATGTCTGAGGAGCTTGTCCCTATAGAGTATCGCTATGCCGGATTGGTTTTCTACTGTACCATTTTCCTCATCGGAATCGTGGTCAACGTCACGGCGCTGTGGGTGTTTGCTCTGACCACCAAGAGGAGAAACTCTGTAACTATTTACATGATCAACGTGGCTATAGTGGACCTCACCTTCATTGTCCTATTGCCCTTCCGCATAATATACTATGGCAAGGACCGCTGGCCTTTCGGGGATTACTTTTGCCGGATCAGTGCCGCCTTAACGACATTTTATCCCTGCATGGCCCTCTGGCTTTTCGCCTTGATCAGCACCGACCGCTATGTAGCCATTGTTCAGCCACGACACAGCAAGGAGCTGAAGAACACGGGCAAGGCTGTGCTTTCCTGCATAGGAGTGTGGGTCATGACCCTGGGCAGCACGGCGCCCCTGCTGTTCACCGACGAAGACCCTGACCGCGCCTCCAACTTCACCACCTGCGCGAAGACGCGCGACATCATCCACCTGAAGCGCGATAACCCCATGAATTTCGTGCGGCTCGTGTTCTTCTTCCTGGTGCCCGCCTCCATCATGCTCGCCTGCTACGGAATCATCGTGAACAACCTCTTCCACGGGAGGACCTCGAAGCTCAAGCCCAAAGTGAAGCAGAAGTCCATCCGCATCATCGTCACGCTCATCGTGCAAGTGCTGGTGTGCTTCGTGCCCTTTCACATCTGCCTGATCTTCCTGTTGCTGGAAAACAGCGGCCATGACTACAGCGCCTGGGCCGCCTTCACCACCTTCCTGATGAACCTCAGCACCGTCCTGGACATAATCCTCTATTATATCGTCTCCAAGCAATTTCAGGACCGGGTCATCAGCGTCATCCTCTACAGGAACTACCTACGCAGTGTACGCCGAAAGAGTCTGCACACCAGCAGTGTACGCTCTCTAAGCAACCTCACCAGTGCTATGATTTAAGGGTTAACTGCTGCCTGTAGACTTTTACAGATCAAGAATTTCTCTCGGTGTTTTTAACTTCAAATAAGTACCTATCAGCTCATATCTTATTTATGAAACatcataaaactagcatcataTGTTGTTTTCCAGTTTTTCGAAAACAATTTTTTGAGTGTGTCTGAAGGCTACAAACTCGTATAATCTAATCTTGGGCCGTTCACTTCTTCAAAGATGcttattattatgtatttttGTCGCTAAACAGAAAGCATGTGAAAAATACTTAATATATCCAAGGGTACCGTCATGTTTGATAGTAAAACGCATTTCATAAAATCCTGAAAAGCGATGCAACATTATATCATTTCAGGCTTTTTTTCCATCATCGATAAAACTTCTTGTTCTCGGGCCTCATAACCGAGCGTCACTTTGCACCGTGATGCATCTGAAGGCCTGTTTTTTGTGGAGTCCCACATGACATGCTAAGGTGGAAATGTGACACTGCCTATTATTCCAGAAGCATAGATAAAGGAATATTTGACTTACAGCCCCGATGGCAAAACATCCACTTTAAGATGGAAAAGATGGTGCAGGGTTTCGACGAGCAGCATGTCCATCAGTGCAGAGAGGATCCATGTCCCAAGCAGGAAAGACTGCGCAGAAGGAAACATCATTTTACACCAGATCTTACACACTGTTTAGAGTAATTAACTTTGTCATTCATTAACATGGTTTAATTCTATAATTATGACTTTAACTTGGTCCTGCATGATACATTATTTCAACATCGTCATGGCGATGTGCAATAATCACATGGCGTTTGGCAGcactgctttgtgtgtgtgtgtgtgtgtgttggcggcactgcctggtgtgtgtgtttaaaaaaaaaaaagaaaaaaaaaattctgcacttctcaacggagttttcagacagatggtattcattgcttgggtccttattgagctagtattggaaattcatcgcagagtctcaaagcacttatgtaagtcgctctggctaagggtgtctgccaaatactgtaaatgtaaatgatgtAAAATGCTTCGTGTCTGTTGATACAACGCACGGCAAAACCACCGACTAATCTGACACACTCTACTGGTAGATAAGAATAAGTTCTGTTTGGCTATAGTTTATTTCGGGTGattgcattttctttttttttaataaatcaaatatgacATAAAATATGACATACTGAGATGTGATATTGTCATTTGATATTGTGCACCCCTACTTTAACTTGATAaacttttcattcattcattcattcattcatccatccatctatccatccatccatatcgaGTGCAGGTTTGGTGAGCCTGAACCATGTCCCAGGAAGCATAGGTCATATGGCAGAGgaacacccaggatgggatggcaTCCCATTGGCACCAACACCCAGAACAAGCTCCAGACTCACAGTAACCCAAAACTGGATAAGCcatgtggaagatggatggatagatgtaaaaaattaattattaatattactaCAAACTAAGACATTCCAAATAAAACATTATTTGCTATAACTATTTACTAGCTATTTCTATATTTCATTCatattaaatgtttttattcTGCGAAAACTGTCATGCAGAAACCAGCAGAGTGCTATACAATATTACGTTACTTATACCTTTATTTTACTTGCCAcccacatgaaaaaaaaaatctctaatcTGATAcatttacacaaacatattacAACCACAATATTCTGATTTGCAGTCAATTTTTCTAAACTGACTACGTGAGATTCCAAAAGCAATATTTCTGGAATATGTCTGAAATGGCTGGAAATGAGGCTGAAAAGCTTGCGAAGTGGAGGTACTCACGGCGAATTTGCGGCTTCCGTAGCGTCGCTCGAAAATGCGAAAATTGTATATGAGGAGACTACTGCAGAATGTGTCCTTTAAgtccaaacaaaccagtcttCCACAAAGCAACCGCCACAGCTaggaaaacccccaaaaaacattaTCAGTTACAGACAGACTGGCAGACACATAGTCATACAGAGAAACCTTAAACCTTCACTCCTCTGCACCATATACTCAGCAAATTTCCATCATACACTATTCTATCCATCACCTAGACTAGACAAAAAGTCAATTTTCCTATGGGGATGACTAACATCACTATTCCATTTCAAAATACCCATCGTAAGAGGTCCTGGCAGCATGCACCTTAAGACATGTACTGTGTAaatgtcttaggcagccaaagaaaatgattaatgctatttatctgggtagtaattTTAACTTTACCATCAGCACACttgattaattaacttaattacgtAAACAACTTGATCAGGTACTAATTTGCCAAACAAGGAAAGTTAGTGGGTGACTGAACAAATATGTGGGTATATTGGGTGGTGACTTCAAATACTATAGGAGGTTTTGTTCCAACAGCTGATGCTCCTGGATAGACATGCTATCATAGTTTAACACCAACATGTACATCTTTGACTGTCTAAGACTTTACATCATAGGTGGAgagttcaggtgcagaaagtaaaaatccagaccaagattttgtttcacccAACCAGTTGAAAGTTgtttgtgactctttatactcaactggttggttgaaacaaaatcttggtccggatttttactttctggacctgaactcccCACCTTTACGCGGGACTGCACATGGTTCATAATATGGTTCATGGTTCATAATGCAGATGGAGACAGGTGGCAGTGTGGTCCAGAGAGCAGCATCGCTCACCTGGCACTCCTCTCTGATGGCTTGCAGGTTATAGGAGAAGATGCTCTGGTACTGAGGAAGGCCCACAGTCAGCAGGCCAGCCAGGGCGCTGGGGACAATCAGCAGGCTTTTACACAGGGGAGCTTTATCTGTGTGGTAAGGAAGTGTGTGACAGATAGTATGGGAAGCAGAGAGATGGCGTGCATCCCCCACACTGTGGGCTTTTTGGGTAGCACTTTACTAGAGGAggaacaaataatgtagtagcacgcatttaatgcattaattaaccaaaaactaagtgttagttacgtactgatcccatgtATGTCGAATCATATCGGTTTATGTATTGCAGCCAGTTACAATGTTTGCTTATGGATTGTATGTGAGTCGTAACCAAGTTACTTGTGCCTCCCCAAGGAAAGTCTTaccttttttctttgtttttttaattaatttttttt from Brienomyrus brachyistius isolate T26 chromosome 1, BBRACH_0.4, whole genome shotgun sequence includes:
- the gpr18 gene encoding N-arachidonyl glycine receptor, producing the protein MSEELVPIEYRYAGLVFYCTIFLIGIVVNVTALWVFALTTKRRNSVTIYMINVAIVDLTFIVLLPFRIIYYGKDRWPFGDYFCRISAALTTFYPCMALWLFALISTDRYVAIVQPRHSKELKNTGKAVLSCIGVWVMTLGSTAPLLFTDEDPDRASNFTTCAKTRDIIHLKRDNPMNFVRLVFFFLVPASIMLACYGIIVNNLFHGRTSKLKPKVKQKSIRIIVTLIVQVLVCFVPFHICLIFLLLENSGHDYSAWAAFTTFLMNLSTVLDIILYYIVSKQFQDRVISVILYRNYLRSVRRKSLHTSSVRSLSNLTSAMI